A single genomic interval of Vicinamibacterales bacterium harbors:
- a CDS encoding HEAT repeat domain-containing protein: MRAAAALLASLVGLTAGAHSQVPTASSAQKPIPKPSAAATHPPASDLHAAIDNLGKFDDTTRTAAARAVRRAEPAQAVPMLLDAASNHADGYVRFKALVLVSGFNDPRARDVMAAALDEPNDRLRTVAYAYFEHNKERGMSARLLKKLETENGEFVRPALTRALAAYGDESAVQTALNALVLRGEDVYRSAVIEALGDYHAAYALTSIIQVSKQDGPLQEDAILAMGKIGDKRALETLQDLQKSAPRVRQPAVASAICLLGLNCDLHEKFVVDTMTFAGRQLGFQDLLRASSRALAALAGSGRSEAAAALLDAGIPARDPARSPIALAFGTVALRNTTLVLKLFASRRDVREGGLLLRDAFDMLEEDYEEERFFAAVRRAYWQAPEGSPDRKAADALIQVLEF, from the coding sequence GTGAGAGCGGCCGCGGCGCTGCTCGCGTCCCTCGTCGGGCTGACGGCGGGCGCCCACTCCCAGGTTCCAACCGCCAGCTCCGCACAGAAGCCCATCCCCAAACCTTCGGCCGCCGCAACCCATCCGCCAGCCTCCGACCTCCACGCCGCGATCGACAATCTCGGCAAGTTCGACGATACGACGCGGACGGCGGCGGCGCGGGCAGTGCGCCGCGCGGAGCCGGCGCAGGCGGTGCCGATGCTGCTCGACGCCGCGTCCAACCACGCCGACGGCTACGTCCGCTTCAAGGCGCTGGTGCTCGTCTCCGGCTTCAACGACCCGCGCGCGCGCGACGTGATGGCGGCGGCGCTCGACGAGCCGAACGATCGGCTGCGCACCGTCGCCTACGCGTACTTCGAGCACAACAAGGAGCGCGGGATGTCGGCGCGGCTCCTCAAGAAGCTCGAAACGGAGAACGGCGAGTTCGTCAGGCCGGCGCTGACCCGTGCGCTGGCCGCCTATGGCGACGAATCCGCCGTCCAGACCGCGCTCAACGCGCTGGTGCTGCGCGGCGAGGACGTCTATCGCAGCGCCGTCATCGAGGCGCTGGGCGATTACCATGCCGCCTACGCCCTGACCTCGATCATCCAGGTCTCGAAGCAGGATGGACCGCTGCAGGAGGACGCCATCCTGGCGATGGGCAAGATCGGCGACAAGCGCGCGCTCGAGACGCTCCAGGATCTCCAGAAATCGGCCCCGCGTGTCCGGCAGCCGGCGGTCGCCTCCGCCATCTGCCTGCTCGGACTCAATTGCGACCTGCACGAGAAGTTCGTTGTCGACACGATGACCTTCGCCGGGCGGCAGCTCGGCTTCCAGGACCTGCTGCGCGCCAGCTCGCGCGCGCTCGCCGCGCTGGCCGGGTCGGGACGCTCCGAGGCAGCCGCGGCGCTTCTCGACGCCGGGATTCCGGCGCGCGATCCGGCGCGCTCGCCGATCGCGCTGGCCTTCGGCACGGTCGCGCTGCGCAACACGACGCTCGTCCTCAAGCTGTTCGCCTCGCGCCGCGACGTGCGCGAGGGCGGGCTGCTGCTCCGCGACGCGTTCGACATGCTCGAGGAGGACTACGAGGAAGAGCGGTTCTTTGCCGCTGTCCGGCGCGCCTACTGGCAGGCGCCGGAGGGATCGCCGGATCGCAAGGCCGCCGACGCGCTGATCCAGGTGCTGGAATTCTGA
- the purF gene encoding amidophosphoribosyltransferase: protein MDKFKDECGVFGIFGHPEAANLTYLGLYSLQHRGQESAGIASADGTKMRISRAMGHVAEAFDERALESLPGHIAIGHTRYSTAGDSRLLNAQPILIDCAHGQIAIAHNGNLVNARELRDRLVKEGSIFQTSSDTEVVLHLYARSREHTIEDALVESIAQVTGAYSFVLMTRDRLIAARDPHGFRPLALGRLGDAYIVCSETCALDLIGATYVRDVEPGELIIISDGGIRSLHPFPPAPLSHCVFEHVYFARPDSYVFGKSVNQVRTALGRILAEESGVPADVIVPIPDSGVCPATGFAEYSGVPMQMGLIRNHYVGRTFIQPQQAIRHFSVRIKLNPVKSILDGRRVVLIDDSIVRGTTSRKIVKMVRAAGAREVHMRIACPPTISPCFYGVDTPSRAELIAATQSLEQIRDFIEADTLSYLSLDGLLRAVRPDSQSYCTSCYTGQYPVALPRDEQAYLQLALKVVE, encoded by the coding sequence ATGGATAAATTCAAAGACGAGTGCGGCGTCTTTGGCATCTTCGGGCACCCCGAGGCCGCCAACCTGACCTATCTCGGCCTCTATTCGCTCCAGCATCGCGGCCAGGAGAGCGCTGGTATCGCGTCGGCCGACGGCACCAAGATGCGCATCTCGCGCGCGATGGGCCACGTCGCCGAGGCGTTCGACGAGCGCGCGCTGGAGTCGCTGCCCGGCCACATCGCGATCGGCCATACGCGCTATTCGACGGCCGGCGACAGCCGGCTGCTCAACGCGCAGCCGATCCTGATCGATTGCGCGCACGGTCAGATCGCCATCGCCCACAACGGCAACCTCGTCAACGCGCGCGAACTGCGCGACCGGCTGGTCAAAGAGGGATCGATCTTCCAGACCAGCAGCGACACCGAGGTGGTGCTGCACCTCTACGCGCGATCGCGCGAGCACACCATCGAGGACGCGCTCGTCGAGTCGATCGCGCAGGTCACCGGCGCCTACTCGTTCGTGCTGATGACCAGGGACCGGCTGATCGCGGCGCGCGATCCGCACGGCTTCCGCCCGCTCGCGCTCGGCCGGCTCGGCGACGCCTACATCGTCTGCTCGGAGACCTGCGCGCTCGATCTCATCGGGGCGACCTACGTCCGCGACGTCGAGCCAGGCGAGCTGATCATCATCAGCGACGGCGGCATCCGCTCGCTGCACCCGTTTCCGCCGGCCCCGCTGTCCCACTGCGTGTTCGAGCACGTCTACTTCGCGCGCCCCGACAGCTACGTGTTCGGCAAGAGCGTCAACCAGGTGCGCACGGCCCTCGGCCGCATCCTCGCCGAGGAATCGGGAGTGCCGGCCGACGTCATCGTCCCGATTCCCGACTCCGGCGTCTGCCCGGCCACCGGCTTCGCCGAGTACTCGGGCGTGCCGATGCAGATGGGGCTCATCCGCAACCACTATGTCGGCCGGACCTTCATCCAGCCGCAGCAGGCGATCCGCCACTTCAGCGTGCGCATCAAACTCAATCCGGTGAAGAGCATCCTCGACGGGCGCCGCGTCGTGCTCATCGACGACTCGATCGTCCGCGGCACGACCAGCCGCAAGATCGTCAAGATGGTCCGCGCCGCCGGCGCGCGCGAGGTGCACATGCGGATCGCCTGTCCGCCGACCATCTCGCCGTGCTTCTACGGCGTCGACACGCCCAGCCGTGCCGAGCTGATTGCCGCCACCCAGTCGCTGGAGCAGATCCGCGATTTCATCGAGGCCGACACCCTCAGCTACCTGAGCCTCGACGGGCTGTTGCGCGCCGTGCGCCCCGACAGCCAGTCGTACTGCACCTCGTGTTACACGGGCCAGTATCCGGTGGCGCTGCCGCGTGACGAGCAAGCCTATCTGCAGCTGGCGCTGAAGGTCGTCGAGTGA